In Primulina huaijiensis isolate GDHJ02 chromosome 4, ASM1229523v2, whole genome shotgun sequence, a genomic segment contains:
- the LOC140974898 gene encoding uncharacterized protein, with protein MKDKVELIRKKMKAAQDRQASYANKRRRPLEFQVGDYVFLKVSPFRGTKRFGHKGKLAPRYIGSYVVVERIGTLAYRLDLPQSLSFIHNVFHVSMLRKYEPDPSHILNVEDVELDSSLSYVEHPVQILDRKERQLRSKTIPLVLVQWSRHGREESTRELEAKMRQEWPHLFENVMNYAMYSKFPMYYQS; from the coding sequence ATGAAAGAtaaagttgaattgatcaggAAAAAGATGAAAGCAGCCCAGGATCGTCAAGCAAGTTATGCAAATAAAAGGCGTAGACCTTTAGAGTTCCAAGTGGGCgattatgttttcttgaaagtaTCACCATTCCGGGGTACTAAGAGATTTGGACATAAAGGAAAGTTAGCTCCGCGTTATATTGGTTCGTATGTGgttgttgagaggattggcacaTTAGCTTATCGTTTGGATTTGCCGCAGAGTTTGTCTTTCATAcataatgtgtttcatgtatctatgttgcggaagtatgagCCAGATCCGTCTCATATCTTGAATGTCGAGGATGTGGAGTTAGACAGTTCTCTTAGCTATGTTGAACATCCAGTGCAAATTTTGGACCGCAAGGAAAGACAGCTCAGGAGCAAGACGATTCCACTAGTTTTGGTGCAATGGAGTAGGCATGGAAGAGAAGAATCTACAAGGGAATTAGAGGCAAAGATGCGACAAGAATGGCCTCATTTGTTTGAGAATGTAATGAATTACGCGATGTATTCCAAATTTCCAATGTATTATCAGTCGTAA